A window of Fragaria vesca subsp. vesca linkage group LG7, FraVesHawaii_1.0, whole genome shotgun sequence contains these coding sequences:
- the LOC101300393 gene encoding ARF guanine-nucleotide exchange factor GNOM-like — MGRLKLQTGIKSIEEETEECDATNSHKSTIACIINSEIGSVLAVMRRNVRWGGRYMSGDDQLEHSLIQSLKALRKQIFSWQHQWHTINPAVYLQPFLDVIRSDETGAPITGVALSSVYNILTLDVIDQNSVNVDDAMHMLVDAITSCRFEVTDPASEEVVLMKILQVLLACMRSKASVMLSNQHVCTIVNTCFRIVHQAGTKGELLQRIARHTMHELVRCIFSHLPDVHSTESALVNGNNTVKREIAGVNNEYAFGSRQLENGSINSEYDLQQLSTIPASNGSSGLAASGMDDTTIGASGGKEAVQYDLHLMTEPYGVPCMVEIFHFLCSLLNVSEHMGMGPRSNTIAFDEDVPLFALVLINSAIELGGASIQHHPKLLNLVQDELFRNLMQFGLSTSPLILSMVCSIVLNLYHHLRTELKLQLEAFFSCVILRLAQSRYGASYQQQEVAMEALVDFCRQKNFMVEMYANLDCDITCSNVFEELANLLSKSAFPVNCPLSSIHILALDGLIAVIQGMAERVGNGSVSSAHTPVNLEEYTPFWMVKCDNYSDPNHWVPFVRRRKYIKRRLMIGADHFNRDPKKGLEFLQGTHLLPEKLDPQSVACFFRYTAGLDKNLVGDFLGNHDDFCVQVLHKFAGTFDFQDMNLDTALRLFLETFRLPGESQKIQRVLEAFSERYYEQSPLILANKDAALLLSYSIIMLNTDQHNVQVKKKMTEEDFIRNNRHINGGSDLPRDFLAELYHSICKNEIRTTPEQGAGYPEMTPSRWIDLMHKSKKNAPFIVSDSRAYLDHDMFAIMSGPTIAAISVVFDHAEHEEVYQTCIDGFLAIAKISACHHLEDVLDDLVVSLCKFTTLLNPSSVEEPVLAFGDDTKARMSTVTVFTIANRYGDYIRTGWRNILDCILRLHKLGLLPARVASDAADESEFSADAGPGKPIPNALSSVQLATVGTPRRSSGLMGRFSQLLSLDTEEPRSQPTEQQLAAHQRTLQTIQKCHIDGIFTESKFLQAESLLQLARALIWAAGRPQKGNSSPEDEDTAVFCLELLIAITLNNRDRIVLLWQGVYEHISNIVQSTVMPCALVEKAVFGLLRICQRLLPYKENLADELLRSLQLVLKLDARVADAYCEQITLEVSRLVKANASHIRSQLGWRTITSLISITARHPEASEAGFDTLSFIMSDGTHLMPTNYNLCVDASRQFAESRVGQTERSLTALDLMAGSVDCLVRWAHEAKKATNEEEAVKMSQDIGEMWLRLVQGLRKVCLDQREEVRNHALSLLQKCLTEVDGIPLPHGLWLPCFDLVIFTMLDDLLEIAQGHSQKDYRNMEGTLISAMKLLSKVFLQLLSDLSQLTTFCKLWLGVLSRMEKYMKAKVRGKKSDKLQEQVPELLKNTLVVMNSKGVLVQRSALGGDSLWELTWLHVNNISPSLKSDVFPDQTLEQSETKTGETGGGLVSDEAGKVAPTETMSSELSGTGG, encoded by the exons ATGGGGCGTCTCAAGCTGCAGACTGGGATCAAGTCAATTGAGGAAGAAACTGAGGAATGTGATGCCACCAATTCTCATAAATCTACCATAGCATGCATCATTAATTCAGAAATAGGTTCCGTTTTAGCGGTTATGAGGAGGAATGTGAGATGGGGAGGACGGTATATGTCAGGTGATGATCAGCTTGAACATTCTTTGATCCAATCATTAAAGGCGCTACGCAAGCAAATCTTCTCATGGCAGCATCAGTGGCATACCATAAATCCTGCTGTGTATCTCCAGCCATTTCTGGATGTGATTAGATCGGATGAAACTGGTGCACCAATCACTGGTGTTGCTTTGTCATCTGTTTACAATATCTTAACACTTGATGTGATCGATCAGAATTCTGTCAATGTTGACGATGCCATGCACATGTTAGTTGATGCCATCACTAGCTGTCGATTTGAGGTGACTGATCCTGCATCTGAAGAAGTGGTACTGATGAAGATACTACAGGTTCTTCTGGCCTGCATGAGGAGTAAAGCATCTGTTATGTTGAGTAATCAACATGTTTGCACTATAGTGAACACATGTTTCCGGATAGTTCATCAAGCAGGAACAAAAGGTGAATTATTGCAGAGAATAGCTCGCCACACCATGCATGAACTTGTCAGATGTATTTTCTCACACCTTCCAGACGTCCACAGCACCGAAAGTGCATTGGTAAATGGAAACAATACTGTCAAGCGAGAG ATTGCAGGAGTTAATAATGAGTATGCTTTTGGGAGTAGACAATTAGAGAATGGAAGCATAAATTCTGAGTATGATCTTCAACAATTATCCACAATTCCTGCCTCAAATGGTTCCTCTGGTCTGGCAGCATCTGGGATGGATGATACTACAATTGGGGCTTCTGGCGGGAAGGAGGCTGTTCAGTATGACTTGCATCTAATGACTGAGCCCTATGGGGTCCCTTGCATGGTGGAAATATTTCACTTTCTTTGTTCGTTGCTAAATGTCTCTGAGCATATGGGAATGGGTCCCAGATCTAATACCATAGCATTTGACGAAGACGTGCCTCTTTTTGCCTTGGTTTTAATCAATTCAGCTATAGAGTTGGGTGGGGCGTCCATTCAGCATCACCCCAAGTTACTGAATTTGGTTCAGGATGAATTGTTTCGGAATCTGATGCAATTTGGACTATCAACTAGTCCACTTATTCTTTCAATGGTTTGCAGCATCGTCCTTAATTTGTATCACCATCTGCGCACTGAACTTAAACTTCAGCTCGAGGCTTTCTTTTCATGTGTGATATTGAGGCTTGCACAAAGCAGGTATGGAGCTTCTTATCAACAGCAGGAGGTTGCTATGGAGGCTCTTGTTGACTTCTGCAGGCAGAAAAATTTCATGGTGGAGATGTATGCTAACTTGGATTGTGACATAACTTGCAGTAATGTATTTGAAGAACTTGCTAATTTGTTGTCAAAGAGTGCATTCCCTGTTAATTGCCCTTTGTCTTCAATTCACATTCTTGCCTTGGATGGTCTCATTGCTGTCATTCAGGGAATGGCAGAAAGGGTAGGGAATGGATCAGTTAGTTCTGCGCATACTCCAGTAAATCTGGAGGAGTATACTCCGTTCTGGATGGTGAAGTGTGACAACTACAGTGATCCTAATCACTGGGTTCCATTTGTTCGCCGGAGGAAGTATATAAAGAGAAGATTGATGATTGGAGCTGATCATTTCAACCGTGACCCAAAGAAAGGGCTGGAGTTCCTCCAAGGAACTCATCTGTTGCCTGAGAAACTTGATCCTCAAAGTGTGGCCTGCTTTTTCAGGTATACAGCTGGGCTAGATAAGAATCTTGTTGGGGATTTCTTGGGAAATCATGACGACTTTTGTGTTCAGGTTCTTCACAAATTTGCTGGTACCTTTGATTTCCAAGATATGAATTTGGATACTGCACTCCGCCTTTTCTTGGAAACTTTTCGTTTGCCTGGAGAATCACAAAAGATACAAAGGGTTCTTGAAGCATTCTCAGAGAGATATTATGAACAATCACCTCTAATTCTTGCTAATAAGGATGCTGCCCTTCTGTTATCATATTCAATCATAATGCTTAATACAGATCAGCACAATGTTCAGGTGAAGAAGAAGATGACAGAGGAGGATTTCATTCGGAATAACAGACACATCAATGGAGGCAGTGATCTTCCTCGAGATTTCCTGGCAGAGCTTTATCACTCAATATGCAAGAATGAGATCCGCACTACTCCTGAACAAGGTGCTGGTTATCCTGAAATGACCCCAAGTCGGTGGATTGATTTGATGCACAAATCCAAGAAGAATGCTCCATTCATTGTATCTGATTCTAGGGCCTACCTAGATCATGATATGTTTGCTATAATGTCGGGCCCTACAATTGCTGCAATCTCTGTGGTATTTGATCATGCAGAACATGAAGAGGTTTATCAAACATGCATTGATGGATTTTTAGCTATAGCAAAGATTTCAGCATGCCACCATCTTGAAGATGTACTAGATGATCTGGTTGTGTCTCTCTGTAAGTTCACAACTCTGTTAAACCCATCATCAGTTGAGGAACCTGTGCTAGCCTTTGGTGATGACACAAAAGCTAGAATGTCTACTGTGACAGTTTTCACCATTGCCAATAGGTATGGTGATTATATTCGCACTGGTTGGAGAAATATTCTCGACTGCATCTTAAGATTACACAAGCTTGGTCTTCTTCCAGCTCGTGTGGCTAGCGACGCAGCTGATGAATCCGAGTTTTCTGCAGACGCAGGTCCTGGCAAGCCGATACCAAATGCTCTATCTTCAGTTCAGTTGGCTACTGTGGGTACTCCTAGGAGATCTTCTGGATTGATGGGTAGGTTTAGTCAGCTCTTATCTCTTGACACAGAGGAGCCGAGATCACAACCCACCGAACAACAACTTGCTGCTCATCAACGGACCCTTCAGACAATTCAAAAGTGCCACATTGACGGCATTTTCACTGAGAGCAAATTTCTGCAGGCTGAATCCTTGTTACAGCTTGCAAGGGCATTGATTTGGGCCGCAGGGCGACCACAGAAAGGCAACAGCTCTCCGGAGGATGAAGATACTGCTGTGTTCTGTTTGGAATTGCTGATTGCTATTACCCTAAATAATAGGGATAGGATTGTGCTTCTTTGGCAGGGTGTATATGAGCACATATCTAACATTGTTCAGTCAACCGTGATGCCTTGTGCCCTGGTGGAAAAGGCTGTTTTTGGACTTCTTAGAATTTGCCAGCGGCTGCTTCCCTATAAAGAAAACCTTGCTGATGAACTGCTGAGGTCCCTGCAGCTTGTCTTAAAGCTTGATGCTCGGGTTGCAGATGCCTACTGTGAGCAAATTACTCTGGAAGTCAGTCGCCTTGTGAAAGCAAACGCTTCTCACATCAGATCCCAGCTAGGGTGGCGCACAATTACATCCCTAATCTCCATCACGGCCCGCCACCCCGAAGCTTCTGAGGCTGGGTTTGACACACTGTCCTTCATTATGTCTGATGGAACCCACCTGATGCCCACCAATTATAATCTATGTGTTGATGCATCAAGGCAATTTGCTGAGTCTCGTGTTGGGCAGACAGAGCGATCTCTGACCGCATTAGATCTTATGGCAGGTTCTGTTGATTGTTTGGTACGGTGGGCACACGAGGCTAAGAAAGCTACTAATGAGGAGGAAGCTGTGAAAATGTCTCAGGATATTGGAGAAATGTGGTTACGGCTTGTTCAGGGGTTGAGAAAAGTTTGTTTGGACCAAAGAGAAGAGGTCAGGAACCATGCTTTGTCATTGTTGCAGAAGTGCTTGACTGAAGTTGATGGGATCCCTCTTCCACATGGTCTGTGGTTACCGTGCTTTGATCTTGTAATCTTCACAATGCTTGATGACTTACTTGAAATTGCACAAGGACACTCCCAAAAAGACTACCGGAACATGGAAGGCACACTTATCTCTGCCATGAAGCTCTTGTCAAAAGTGTTTCTGCAGCTACTCTCTGACCTGTCACAGTTAACAACCTTCTGCAAACTATGGCTGGGTGTTCTCAGTCGAATGGAAAAATACATGAAGGCGAAAGTTAGAGGGAAGAAAAGTGATAAGCTTCAGGAACAAGTACCAGAGCTACTTAAGAACACCTTGGTTGTTATGAATTCGAAGGGAGTGCTTGTTCAGAGGAGTGCTTTAGGAGGAGATAGCTTGTGGGAGCTGACATGGCTACATGTCAACAACATATCTCCATCATTGAAATCAGATGTTTTCCCTGATCAAACTTTGGAGCAGTCAGAGACCAAGACAGGTGAGACTGGGGGAGGTCTAGTATCTGATGAAGCAGGTAAAGTAGCTCCAACCGAAACAATGTCCTCTGAACTTTCTGGCACTGGAGGTTAG